TGATCTCTTCTGTTTTCTCTTTTTTAAAACTTGCGGAAGTGAGCAAAAAATACGGACACAGTGATGAAATGGTGAACCGTTATTACCGGCATCTATTCCATTCTTTGATCGAGGATGCAGAGACGGCGATTTACCGGTTGTCTGTCCATTCCATGCCGTTTGCTTTTGATGAATTTATTGAGAAGCTCAAGGACAGCACCGGAAAGCTTCTGTTTGTTCCTGAGTTCATTGAATACGAAGGGGTTCAATTATATAGAGTTTTATGGACGAATCTTTTTAAGCAAAGCAAGTGGCGTGAAGATGAACGCTCAAGTTTGACCGAGCTTGTGAAACGAAACGGCTCCCTTCCGCCTGCGATCGCCCTTGCCCATCTGAACATGTTGGCCCGTAAAGATGAAGATGCGATTTCCGAATTGCAAAGGTTCGATAGAGATGCTGTTCCATACTTGATCTACTGGCTGGAATTGCTTACGGAGCAGAAAGCATGGAAAAGAATGACACCGTACGTCGAACTTTTTATTCTGCAGCTGAGCCGGTACATGGAAAAGCTTTTCGGATACCATAAACGACGTGATTTTACTAACTTGGCTCTCGATGTCCTGGCTCCGTTTTGTGTGGAAAGCAGCCGCCATGATTTATATGAACGCGCTCTTCTTCAAACCCTTCCTTACAGTTACGGAGATTATGAAGATTTTTTATTCCGGCATGGTCGTCTTGAAAAATGGGGGGAATTGCAATCGTATATTGGTTTTGATGTGCGCGATTTGCCGGCAGACCGAATAAAGACTGTTCAGAAGGAAAAGCCTGAGATCCTTCTTCCCCTCTACCATCAATCGGTTGTCCGGAATATTGAACTGAAAAACCGGGCAAATTACCGGGAAGCGGTCCGGCACTTAAAGAAGCTTCGTACGATATATAAGAAAATAAAACGTCTGGAAGATTTTGAACGGTTTATGGCCGAGCTGATGAAAAAAACAAAACGGCTTCGCGCCTTTCAAGAAGAATGCAAAAGAGGTAAGCTGATCGATGTATAAGACAAGATCTTTACAGATTGCAATTACACCAATAGGTGAACAGTTTTTTATCACCGCCGAAACCGAAAACTATATAGAGACTTCCCAGTGGAAACACCTTCTTTTTCATCGTCATGAAGAAAGTTTTTATGGGACCCTCCTTGATGTCGAAACCGTCGATGGAGTCGAAGGTGTTTTTGTGAATGGCTGGCAGCTTGTGACGCTGCTCGCGAAAGAACAATTCAACCGCCTAATAGAGTGGGACTGGGATGAAACGGCCCAAATATGCCTTGCGGCGGCACCGGCCATTTACGATGCAATTGTTGAAAAAGAATGGCGCCCTGATTTTTCATTGCTCGGTGAAGACGGATTTCAGTGGGCGCTTCCGGATCGGGTCATCAACGAATTTGACCCGTCTTTTTGGGAACAGCCGCTTGTAAACGGTGTATCCGTTCATGATTTTATCCGGGCCTGGTTCCACCATTCCCTTGAAGCATACTTTACGAGAAACTCTGAGCAGAGAGCATTTTTTGACGAAAAGCTGGCATTGTTGAAAAATAAAGACTTGCCTGCAGCAAATTTGTCTGCTTTTTTTGATGAGGAAAAGTGGCTGGAATGGATGAACATCAAGGATGATCCTGCTCCATTCACGATCGGACTGCGGCTTGAGGAGCCGGCTGATGAAGATGGCGAATGGAGCCTTGATCTCTTTTTGCGGGATAAAAAGAAGCCTGACGTCATCGTTGATCCGCATCATGGTTCATCGCTTCCGCGCGGCTGGAAACCGTATTTAGAAAAAGTTGCTGCCGAGGAAAACCGCTGGGGCAAGCTGTTTTCGTGGATGCAAGATGAAAACGGCCTTCTGCGCCGTTTGACAGAGGATCAGGCATGGACGTTTTTAACCGAAGCAAGTGAAGTGCTGCTTGCACTCGGTGTTGAGATCCTGCTCCCTTCCTGGTGGCAGGCGATGAAAAATGCCAATTTGAAAATAAAAGCCCGTGTAAAAGGAACGTCAAGCCACCGTCCATCTTCTGTCGGGCTACAGGCTATGCTCGATTTTGACTGGCGCTTTTCCATGAACGGCGTTGATCTCTCGGAAGAAGAGTTCCGCAAGCTTGTCGATGATAAAAGGCGGCTCGTGTATATTCGCGGCCGCTGGATCAAGCTCGACCCGAACTTTATCCGCCAAATTCAAGATTTAATGAAAA
The window above is part of the Bacillus methanolicus genome. Proteins encoded here:
- a CDS encoding SWIM zinc finger family protein, with the translated sequence MAPIPDHYREMLEFAARNFQKMLRPEAAEDASIMQKGMILYRQGMVYKMKLEDEAVFASVQDVSPVDVRLDLNFLEASGCSCPVAGFCRHQLAVFFQAYSNVGSVADWLEEWRQPIKEKSLASTWGLQKAKDLLKRNAKLVLSYENWIRAFEESFDSIMNGKGEPRPYVVLELFQVYMKRVKASTPVEREWKTLYELISSVFSFLKLAEVSKKYGHSDEMVNRYYRHLFHSLIEDAETAIYRLSVHSMPFAFDEFIEKLKDSTGKLLFVPEFIEYEGVQLYRVLWTNLFKQSKWREDERSSLTELVKRNGSLPPAIALAHLNMLARKDEDAISELQRFDRDAVPYLIYWLELLTEQKAWKRMTPYVELFILQLSRYMEKLFGYHKRRDFTNLALDVLAPFCVESSRHDLYERALLQTLPYSYGDYEDFLFRHGRLEKWGELQSYIGFDVRDLPADRIKTVQKEKPEILLPLYHQSVVRNIELKNRANYREAVRHLKKLRTIYKKIKRLEDFERFMAELMKKTKRLRAFQEECKRGKLIDV